GTCCACGGTCTCTGTAATGGTTGCCGTAGTCGCCCTGCTGCTGGCGCGGCGACTCGCTGCCGCCCTGCTGGCGCGAGGGTTGGCTGTAGGCCTCTTGTTGAGAACCGCCCTGTTGACGGTTCCGATGGTCCTGATGGTTCATGAGAATGTCCTTCCGGTGATAGGTCGAAGATTGCAGACAGATGCCAGGGCCGCGCAAACGCCTTGGGCATCTGCCGGCGTGCGGCAATGCATGTGCCTGGTCATCTCGCTCACTTGGACGCACGCTTGGGGACCTTGCCCCCCGCCTCCCGCGCCTCCGACAGACCGATGGCAACGGCCTGCTTGCGGCTCGTCACCTTCTTGCCCGAGCCGCTTTTCAGCGTGCCCTCCTTCATTTCGTGCACCGCCTTCTCCACCTTCTCAGCCGCCTTGGGTCCGTACTTCGTCATGCCGATCTCCTGCAACGAAGACCTCCGAGAGCAATCGGGATGCCCAAGCCCTGCCGACAGGACGCCCCATCCATGGCGGGTCTTGCCGCAGAGCTTGCCGCAAGCGCCAGACGCTCACCGGCGTGGTGCGAGAGGTGCACGCCCTGCGGCCTGCGTGGGCATCCTCTTGCGCCGTGCGGCCATCTCGCTCCACCCATAGGCCGGCAGCGCAAAGGCCAGCGGCAACAGGTAGTACACGGCGCGGTAGGCCAGCACCACCGCCACCACTTCGCTGGTGGGCAAGCGGCCCGCGAGCACGGCCACAAAAACCGCTTCGAGCACCCCCAGGCCGGCGGGCACGTGCGTGATCACGCCGGCCATTGCCGCCATCAGCAACGCGCCCAGCGCCTCGGGGTAGGCCACGCGCCCGCCGAACAACACCCAGATGATGGCGCCCATCAGCATCCAGCTGGCCGCGCCCGCCAAGACCTGCAGGAGTGCCAGGCGCCCACCGGGCAATGCGAGCGTGTGCTCGCGCCAGCGCAGGGTGCGCCGCTTCGACATCGCACACAGGACGAGATAGGCCAGGCTCAGCGCGATCATCAGCGCGCCGGCGCCGCGCAACAGCGCTTCGTTCACAGCCCAGACTTCGGGAAGCCGCGGCGGCCACCCCAGCAAGACCACACCACCCAACGCCAGATAGCCGGTCCAATTCGTCACCATGCTCAGCGCGATCACTTTCGCCACGGAGGGCGCGTCCAGGCCACCGCGCAGGTAGAGGCGCAGCCGCATCGCGAAGCCGCCCACCAGCGCGCCGAAGTTCAGGTTGAAGACATAGCAGGTGGCCGCCGTGGCCAGGGTGCGCGGCACCGAAAGTGGATGACCGGTGAGGTAACGGCCCACGAGGTCGAAGCTGGCGTACACGCCATACCCCACCACCGCGAGCGCCACGGCCCAGACGAGCCGTGCCGCCGGCAGATCCCGCAACGCCTGCCACACCGCCGGCCAGTCAACCGCGCGCGCCTGCTGAGCGACCAATGCCAACACCACGGCCGCCAGGACCCAGGGCGCGATGCGCTTGAACCACCGCCATGCGCCCCGCGCCGCCGGGCTCATGGCGGGGTTCCAGGCGCCGCGCGCTGGGTCACGGCGCGGTCTCCGGCTCGATGGCCACCACCCGCGGCGCCTTGGCCGAGGACTGCCGAGTCCAGTCCGGAAAACGGCGCAGCGCGTGGAACACCACCATGCTGCGCACCGCGATCCAGGCCGAGTGCAGGCGCCCCGGCGTGGGCAGCTCCACCCGGTCGCAGCAAGTCTCCAGCAGGTCGTCGATGCGCGCTCGCAAGTGCTGCGCGAAGGCCTCGTCGCGCACCACCACGTTGGCCTCCAGGTTCAGGCTGAGGCTGGTGGGATCCAGGTTGCTCGATCCCACGGTGGCCCACTGGTCATCGATCACCGCCACCTTGCCGTGCAGAGGCCGCTCTTTGTATTCGTAGATCCGCACGCCCGCGCGGATGAGGTGGCGGTACAGGAGTTCACTCGCGCGCTTGACCCACAGCATGTCGGGCCGGCCCTGCAAGAACAGGTCGACCTGCACGCCCCGGCGCGCCGCGCGCCTCAGGTCACGCAGGAAGCGGTAACCCGGAAAGAAGTACGCGTTGGCGATGAGGATGCGCTTGCGGGCGCTGCGAATGGCGGCACGGTAATGGCGCTCGATGTCGGTGCGGTGCTCGTTGTTGTCGCGCGTGACGAAGGCGGCCAGCGCGCTGTCGCCGCTGGCTTCGACCACGCCCTGGCGGCGCAGGCTCGCACGCCAGCGGCGCAGCCATTGGCCACGCGAGGGTTGTGGTGTCTCGATGTTGGCGCGGCAGAAGGCCTGGATCTGCCCCACCAGGGGGCCGGTGATCTCCACCGCGTAGTCCTGCTTGGACAGATCGCCGAATTCGACCAGGTGGTCGATGGAATAGTTGATGCCGCCCACGAAGGCCACGCGGCCGTCCACCACCACGATCTTGTTGTGCATGCGGCGCAGCAGGTTGACGCGCGCGCCCAGCACGCGCTGCACCGGCTCGAACGCGCGCAAGCGCACGCCGGCTTCCAACAGGGGCTCGGTGAACGAGGCGGGCAGGTCCGGCGAGCCCCAACCGTCCACCAACACGTGCACCTGGGCACCTCGCTGCGCGGCCTTGAGCAAGGCCTCGTGCAATTGCCGGCCTACCTTGTCGTCGAACAGGATGAAGGTTTCCAGCAGCACTTCCTTCTCGGCGTTGGCGATCGCTTCGAAGACGCGCGGGTAATAGCCCTCGCCGTTTTCCAGCAGCGTGAGCTGGTTGCCAGGGACCCAATGCGAGTTCATGCCGCAGCCTCCAGGGCGATGTCGGCGGCCAGCGGCGCATGGTCGGAGAGCCGGTCCCACGGCTGGCGCGCCAGGGGCACGGGCGCGGCATAGGCCACGTCTCTCACGTAGATGCGGTCCAGCCGCAGCAGCGGCCAGCGCGAGGGAAAGCTGCGCGCATGTTGGCCATGCGCCAGCCGGAACACCTCGTTCAAGCCGCTGGGGGCCAGCAGCCCGTCGGCTTTCAGGCGCCAGTCGTTGAAGTCACCGGCGACCACCAGGGGCGCGCCATCCGGCACGTGCTTGCCCACGATGTCGCAGATCTTCTCCAATTGCTGGCGGCGGTGCGATTCGCGCAAGCCCAGGTGCGCGCACATCACATGCATCTCGGGTCCATGGCCAGGCACGTCCAGCACACAGTGCAGCATGCCGCGGGGTTCGAAGCCGGGGATGGACAGGTCGTGGTTCTCGTTGTGCAGCACCGGGTAGCGCGACAGGATGGCGTTGCCATGGTTCAGGCCTTCGGCCACAGCGTTGCGGCCATAGGCATGCTGCGGCCAGATCTGGTCGGCCAGAAACTCGTACTGCGCGGCGGTCGCGCTGGTGCCACCATCCACCTCCTGCAGGAAGACGATGTCGCTGCCGACCTCCCGCACCGCTTCCCGCAAACCGTGGAGTACATAGCGGGTGTTGAACACGTCGTAGCCTTTGTGGATATTCACTGTCAGAACCTGCATGCTGCATGCTAGGTTCGCCACCCGGCCTCACCGTGTCAGACAAACGCGCATTCCCGCGTGGGCCAAATGCGGCCGGGTACGTGGCTTGCCTCAGAGGCGCGAATACGCAAGCCCGGCGGCCACGCCGCCGAACAAGTCGCCTTCCACCAGCGGCACGCCTGCGAACGCCTGCTGCAGAGCCTGTTGAAACGGCCGCAATGCGGACGAGCCGCCGGTGAGGTAGATCGCATCCAGGCCGCTGCCCTGCAGACCGGCGCGCTGCACGCATTCGCGCGCGCATTGCACGGTGCGCGCCAGCAAGGCGTGCAGATGCTGCGCCATGTCGGCCGGGGCCAGGGTCGCGGCCAGCGCCGGCTCCACGTCGGCCAGGTCCACCACCGCCTCGGTGCCATCTTGAGAACAGCGGATCTTGGCCTGCTCCACCGCGTGCGCGATGCGGTGACCGTCGTGCTGTTGCAGCACCCGCATCAGGCGCTGGTGCAAGCGCGGATCGCTGTAGTTGGTGCGCAGCGCCTGGGCCTGTGCGATCGCGCGCGGCAGGTACAGCCATTGGATCAAGTGCCAGGTCGACAAGTCCATGAAAACACGGTGAGGTACCTCGCGGCCATCCGGGCCGTGGTGGCGGTAGCCCAGCAGCGGCATCACCCGCGCCAGGCTCAGGCGCTGGTCGAAATCCGTGCCCCCGATGTGCACACCCGCCGTCGCCAGCACGTCCCGGCCCCGCTCGCTCTGCGCCATGCGCTGCGGCCCCAGCCGCACCACGGTGAAGTCCGACGTGCCGCCGCCCAGGTCGACCACCAGCACCACGTTCTCGCGGGTGAGTCGGCGCTCGAAGTCCAGCGCCGCGGCGATCGGCTCGAACTGGAACGACACGTCGTCAAAACCCACGGCCAACGCCGCGTCGTGCAGCGACCGCTGGGCGCTCGCGTCGCGCGCGGGATCGTCGTCCACGAAATGCACCGGCCGCCCCATCACCACGCGGCAAGGCGCCTGGCCCAGCGCCTGCGCTGCGCGCTCGCGCAACTGGTGCAGAAAGATCTCGACGATCTGCTGGAAGCTGACCTGCTGGTGGTTGACGACCGTGGATTCGTTCAGCAAGGGGCTGCCCAGCAGGCTCTTGAGCGAGCGCAGCAGACGCCCTTCGGTGCCGCCGAGGTAGTGCGCAACGGCATCGCGTCCGAAGTGGGTGAGGCGGTCTTCGGCGTTGAAAAATACCGCGGTGGGCATCGAAGTGGCATCGCCTTCCAGCGGCAACAGCCGCGCGGCGCCACCGGGCGCGGCCCAGGACACGGCGGAGTTGGAGGTGCCGAAATCGATGCCGAGCATGCCGGCGGACGGAGATTGCATGGGAAAGGGCGTGAAGAAAGAGAGAGGTGCCAACGGCATCCGCGTCAGCGACAGCGTTGGGGAGCGGGGATTCTGCCAGCGCGGCCGCGCCGTCAGCGTGCAGGCGGGCGCGGTGCCTTCTGGGCGATGCGGTCCCAGTCCCGCAGCGTTTGCATCAGCCGGTTTTTCGCGTCGGCGTGGCTGCTGCTGAAGAGCTTCGTCAGGTGCTTCTTCAGCGCCTCATCGGCGGGTGGCGCCCCCACGGCCTTGAGGCGGTCGATCACGAGCATCACGGTTTGAAAGCTGCCCGAGCGCATCGCCATCGACAAAGGCGTGCGGCCAAAGTCGTCGGCGACGTCCAGCACATCGGCACCGTGTTCGATCATGTACCTGACCAGGCCGGCCTTGCCGTGCGCGCAAGCCCAGTGCAAGGGCACCAGGCCGTCGTCCAGCCGCGCATTGAAATCGGCCTCGGGCGCCAGCAGCTCCGGTGCCAATGGCCAGCCGGAGGCCTTGATCATCTGCTGGGTTTTCCAATCGGTCACGTGCGTCCAGGGTGTGGTGTGGGGTGAGGGAGTGTACGCAGGCGGGCCACCGCGCTCACGCCACAGTCGGCGTGGCAGCGGTTTTCGCCCACCGGAAACACCCCAGCGCGACCAGGGCCAACGCGAACTGCGTGACCGCACACGCCACCACCGGGTCGCGTCCGTAGCCCACCAGAAAGGTGCTCAACGCACCCATGGCCATCTGGTTGAATCCATAGATGCCCGCAGCGGAGCCGGACATCGAGGGCACGACGCCCATGGCCCGGCCGAGTGCGGCCGGACCTGCGATGCCCGCGCCCATGGTCATCGTGACGGTGATGCCCACCAGCCACGCTGGGTTGAGCCATCCCAAGCCGTACACCGCCACGAACAACACGGCCACGGCCATCTGCAGACCGACGCCAAGCGTCAGGAAGAACTCGGGCGGTCGTGTACCGGAGAGGCGGCGGGTCAGCAGGGTCCCCAGGCCGGCGCCCGCGATGGTGACGGCGGCAAACCAGCCGATGCTCTGGATGGGCAATCCCATCTGCTCGTGCACGATGTAGGAGACGGTCGCCAGGTAGGGAAACAGCACCGAGCTGCAGCATGCACCCCCCAGCGTGAAGCCCGCGAAGCGCCGGTTGAACAGCAACTGGGCGTAGCCATTGGTGAGGGCGCCCAATTGCAAGGTCCTCTGCTGGACATTGGTTTCGGGCAGGCGCCAGACCGACAGCCCCAGGGCAGCGCAACCAAATATCACCAGAAACACGTAGATCGCGCGCCAGCCGAAGTCGCTCGCGAGGTACGACCCCAGGATCGGCGCGAGCCCCGGCCCCACCAGCGCCAGCAGGTTGAGCAACGCGAGGTCCTTGGTGACACGCGCCGGCGTCGCCGTGTCCCGCACGATGGCACGCCCCAGAGAGAGCCCTGCAGCGCCACCCAGCGCTTGCAACAGGCGCGCCGCCGAGAGCACCTCGACAGTGGTTGCGAACAAGGCCACCAGGCTCGCCGACAGGTAGATGCCCAGCCCCAGCAGCAGCGCCGGGCGGCGGCCGGTCACGTCCGAGACGGGGCCGTAAATCAGTTGCCCCACCGCCAGCCCCACCATGTACAGCGTGATGGTCTGCTGCATGCTCGATGCCGAAGCGCCGAGCGCCTGCCCGGCCAGGGTCAACGCAGGCACGAAGATGTGCATGGCCATGGTGCCGCTCAAGGTCACCAGCACCAGCAACCACAGCGGTGCGGCCGGCGTGGATCCGATCGGAGAGGCGGCCGAGGCACTCATCTAGGGGCAGTTGCCATGGCTGTCATGTTGATGGAGCGCTTCGAAGCGGCCCGCGATCTTCTCCAGCGTGCGACGCGTCACCGCCAGTTCCTCGGCGCTGAGACCTTCGAGGATCAAGCGCTCGATCTCCAGGCTCCTGGCCAGAATCTGCGAGGCGACTTCGCGGCCCGATGGCGTCAATCCGATGCATTTCGCACGCCGATCGGCGGGATCGGGTTCCCAGTCCACGTAGCCGGCATCGCGCAACTGCGAAAGCACGCGCACCAGCGAAGACGTGTCCAGATGAAGGGTCTGCGCCATGTCCTTCTGGCGCATGTGCGCCCCGTCCTGCGCGTAGAGCGCCAGCAGAGGCATTCGGGTGGC
The sequence above is a segment of the Hydrogenophaga sp. BPS33 genome. Coding sequences within it:
- a CDS encoding Hsp70 family protein; the protein is MQSPSAGMLGIDFGTSNSAVSWAAPGGAARLLPLEGDATSMPTAVFFNAEDRLTHFGRDAVAHYLGGTEGRLLRSLKSLLGSPLLNESTVVNHQQVSFQQIVEIFLHQLRERAAQALGQAPCRVVMGRPVHFVDDDPARDASAQRSLHDAALAVGFDDVSFQFEPIAAALDFERRLTRENVVLVVDLGGGTSDFTVVRLGPQRMAQSERGRDVLATAGVHIGGTDFDQRLSLARVMPLLGYRHHGPDGREVPHRVFMDLSTWHLIQWLYLPRAIAQAQALRTNYSDPRLHQRLMRVLQQHDGHRIAHAVEQAKIRCSQDGTEAVVDLADVEPALAATLAPADMAQHLHALLARTVQCARECVQRAGLQGSGLDAIYLTGGSSALRPFQQALQQAFAGVPLVEGDLFGGVAAGLAYSRL
- a CDS encoding MarR family winged helix-turn-helix transcriptional regulator yields the protein MQTNSDVPESDVSRARSRFGLLLGGVYRQWRRQVDLSFKTLGLSDATRMPLLALYAQDGAHMRQKDMAQTLHLDTSSLVRVLSQLRDAGYVDWEPDPADRRAKCIGLTPSGREVASQILARSLEIERLILEGLSAEELAVTRRTLEKIAGRFEALHQHDSHGNCP
- a CDS encoding ankyrin repeat domain-containing protein codes for the protein MTDWKTQQMIKASGWPLAPELLAPEADFNARLDDGLVPLHWACAHGKAGLVRYMIEHGADVLDVADDFGRTPLSMAMRSGSFQTVMLVIDRLKAVGAPPADEALKKHLTKLFSSSHADAKNRLMQTLRDWDRIAQKAPRPPAR
- a CDS encoding DUF6496 domain-containing protein, which gives rise to MTKYGPKAAEKVEKAVHEMKEGTLKSGSGKKVTSRKQAVAIGLSEAREAGGKVPKRASK
- a CDS encoding endonuclease/exonuclease/phosphatase family protein, encoding MQVLTVNIHKGYDVFNTRYVLHGLREAVREVGSDIVFLQEVDGGTSATAAQYEFLADQIWPQHAYGRNAVAEGLNHGNAILSRYPVLHNENHDLSIPGFEPRGMLHCVLDVPGHGPEMHVMCAHLGLRESHRRQQLEKICDIVGKHVPDGAPLVVAGDFNDWRLKADGLLAPSGLNEVFRLAHGQHARSFPSRWPLLRLDRIYVRDVAYAAPVPLARQPWDRLSDHAPLAADIALEAAA
- a CDS encoding multidrug effflux MFS transporter; translation: MSASAASPIGSTPAAPLWLLVLVTLSGTMAMHIFVPALTLAGQALGASASSMQQTITLYMVGLAVGQLIYGPVSDVTGRRPALLLGLGIYLSASLVALFATTVEVLSAARLLQALGGAAGLSLGRAIVRDTATPARVTKDLALLNLLALVGPGLAPILGSYLASDFGWRAIYVFLVIFGCAALGLSVWRLPETNVQQRTLQLGALTNGYAQLLFNRRFAGFTLGGACCSSVLFPYLATVSYIVHEQMGLPIQSIGWFAAVTIAGAGLGTLLTRRLSGTRPPEFFLTLGVGLQMAVAVLFVAVYGLGWLNPAWLVGITVTMTMGAGIAGPAALGRAMGVVPSMSGSAAGIYGFNQMAMGALSTFLVGYGRDPVVACAVTQFALALVALGCFRWAKTAATPTVA
- the clsB gene encoding cardiolipin synthase ClsB, encoding MNSHWVPGNQLTLLENGEGYYPRVFEAIANAEKEVLLETFILFDDKVGRQLHEALLKAAQRGAQVHVLVDGWGSPDLPASFTEPLLEAGVRLRAFEPVQRVLGARVNLLRRMHNKIVVVDGRVAFVGGINYSIDHLVEFGDLSKQDYAVEITGPLVGQIQAFCRANIETPQPSRGQWLRRWRASLRRQGVVEASGDSALAAFVTRDNNEHRTDIERHYRAAIRSARKRILIANAYFFPGYRFLRDLRRAARRGVQVDLFLQGRPDMLWVKRASELLYRHLIRAGVRIYEYKERPLHGKVAVIDDQWATVGSSNLDPTSLSLNLEANVVVRDEAFAQHLRARIDDLLETCCDRVELPTPGRLHSAWIAVRSMVVFHALRRFPDWTRQSSAKAPRVVAIEPETAP
- a CDS encoding lysylphosphatidylglycerol synthase domain-containing protein — translated: MSPAARGAWRWFKRIAPWVLAAVVLALVAQQARAVDWPAVWQALRDLPAARLVWAVALAVVGYGVYASFDLVGRYLTGHPLSVPRTLATAATCYVFNLNFGALVGGFAMRLRLYLRGGLDAPSVAKVIALSMVTNWTGYLALGGVVLLGWPPRLPEVWAVNEALLRGAGALMIALSLAYLVLCAMSKRRTLRWREHTLALPGGRLALLQVLAGAASWMLMGAIIWVLFGGRVAYPEALGALLMAAMAGVITHVPAGLGVLEAVFVAVLAGRLPTSEVVAVVLAYRAVYYLLPLAFALPAYGWSEMAARRKRMPTQAAGRAPLAPRR